A genomic region of Pseudomonas sp. KU43P contains the following coding sequences:
- a CDS encoding amino acid permease translates to MPVGNHPAHAETAQGGPLKRELGERHIRLMALGACIGVGLFLGSAKAIEMAGPAIMLSYIIGGLAILVIMRALGEMAVHNPVAGSFSSYAQDYLGPLAGFLTGWNYWFLWLVTCVAEITAVAIYMGIWFPDVPRWIWALMALGSMGAVNLIAVKAFGEFEFWFALIKIVTIIAMVLGGIGIIAFGFGNDGVAVGVSNLWSNGGFMPNGVTGVLMSLQMVMFAYLGVEMIGLTAGEARNPQKTIPQAIGSVFWRILLFYVGALFVILSIYPWNEIGSQGSPFVMTFERLGIKTAAGIINFVVITAALSSCNGGIFSTGRMLYSLAQNGQAPAAFARTSKSGVPRNALLLSIGALLLGVLANYLVPEKVFVWVTSIATFGAIWTWVMILLAQLKFRAGLSSAERGALKYRMWLWPLSSYLALAFLVLVVGLMAYFEDTRVALYIGPAFLVLLTVLYHVFRLAPKQARGVASPAL, encoded by the coding sequence ATGCCAGTCGGCAACCACCCTGCCCATGCCGAGACCGCCCAGGGCGGCCCTCTGAAGCGTGAACTGGGCGAACGGCACATCCGTCTTATGGCGCTGGGCGCCTGTATCGGTGTCGGTCTTTTCCTCGGTTCGGCCAAGGCCATTGAAATGGCCGGCCCAGCCATCATGCTTTCCTACATCATTGGCGGCCTGGCGATCCTGGTGATCATGCGCGCGCTCGGCGAAATGGCCGTGCACAACCCGGTCGCCGGTTCGTTCAGCAGCTATGCCCAGGACTACCTTGGCCCACTCGCGGGCTTTCTCACCGGTTGGAACTACTGGTTCTTGTGGCTGGTGACTTGTGTCGCGGAAATCACCGCGGTGGCCATCTACATGGGCATCTGGTTCCCGGATGTGCCGCGCTGGATCTGGGCCTTGATGGCCCTGGGCAGCATGGGCGCGGTCAACCTGATCGCGGTCAAGGCCTTCGGTGAGTTCGAGTTCTGGTTCGCCCTGATCAAGATCGTCACCATCATTGCCATGGTCCTAGGCGGCATCGGCATCATTGCTTTCGGCTTCGGCAATGACGGCGTGGCGGTGGGCGTTTCCAACCTGTGGAGCAACGGCGGCTTCATGCCCAACGGTGTGACCGGTGTGCTGATGTCGCTGCAGATGGTGATGTTCGCCTACCTGGGCGTGGAAATGATCGGCCTGACCGCCGGTGAAGCACGCAACCCTCAGAAAACCATCCCGCAGGCCATCGGTTCGGTGTTCTGGCGCATCCTGCTGTTCTACGTCGGTGCGCTGTTCGTCATCCTTTCGATCTACCCGTGGAACGAGATCGGCAGCCAGGGCAGCCCGTTCGTCATGACCTTCGAGCGGCTGGGTATCAAGACTGCCGCCGGTATCATCAACTTCGTGGTTATCACTGCGGCGCTGTCATCCTGCAACGGCGGTATCTTCAGCACCGGGCGCATGCTCTACAGCCTGGCGCAGAATGGCCAGGCCCCAGCGGCGTTTGCCCGCACCTCGAAGAGCGGCGTGCCACGCAACGCGCTGCTGCTGTCGATCGGTGCGTTGCTGCTGGGTGTGTTGGCCAACTATCTGGTGCCTGAGAAGGTGTTCGTCTGGGTGACCTCGATCGCCACCTTCGGCGCGATCTGGACCTGGGTGATGATCCTGCTGGCCCAGCTGAAGTTCCGCGCCGGTCTGTCGAGCGCTGAGCGCGGGGCCCTGAAGTACCGCATGTGGCTGTGGCCGCTGAGCTCCTACCTGGCCCTGGCGTTCCTGGTGCTGGTGGTGGGCCTGATGGCGTACTTCGAGGACACCCGCGTGGCGCTGTACATCGGCCCAGCGTTCCTGGTGCTGCTGACGGTGCTGTATCACGTGTTCCGGCTTGCGCCGAAACAAGCGCGGGGCGTGGCCAGCCCAGCGCTCTGA
- a CDS encoding biosynthetic peptidoglycan transglycosylase, with product MGALWQSEPTRTEAPEAPLAETPQPKSPRQRRLWWRLILLILLVAIIAIGFAAYDEFRTSELQSREFSKLATTLTYSLQPGPSDAIVYPGDGPFDKRLGYSAMGEFLPRLLKRDYLISEQVKFSPALMNYVDHGLFAPYIEKIQAGLAITDCRGDTLYQYNYPQHLYPNFAAIPPVMVNSLLFIENRDLLDPKDPKNNPAVDWPRFAKAAYSQVAKYLALPGQSAGGSTLATQLEKYRHSPDGLTVSGAEKIRQMISASVRAYQGGPDTTEARQRIVRDYLNSVPLSAVPGHGEVHGMAEGLRVWYGADFDQVNQALTSTASDPQSMAARGLALRQVLSLMIAQRRPSHYLSKGRVELAELTDSHIRVLAASNIIDRQLADAALASKAVYRDWVAQPTIVPIITNKGISLARNRLAAMLNRPLYDLDRLDVSATSTLQADLQLQVSQYLKNLSDPEFAAQIGLIGERLLTSKTTDQVRYSFTLFERTADGSRVRVQTDSTDQPFDINEGSKLELGSTAKLRVLTTYLEIIAELHDKYAGKPAAELKKVEVAELDRITQWSLEWLTQNSKNQSLDAMLDAALERKYSANTGEAFFTGGGMHVFNNFRKEDNSRNPTLKVALRESINLPFIRLMRDLVRYVTYQQPFNRVPLLKDDSDPRRQEYLARFADKEGTNYLMRFWKKYQRKTSQQRLDTFLDSMRVTPQRLAAVHRYLFPEAGQETFNAFVRAHSKDDKIALGKLTDGRLAEMYEGYGPGKYDLPDQGYIAKVHPLDLWLLGYLLKNPSATLTEMVNASRFERQEVYGWLFKSRYQGARDSRIRTMVEIEAFTDIHQRWKRVGYPFDHLVPSLATAIGSSGDRPAALSELVGIIQNDGVRLPTLRIDTLHFAADTPYETKLVSDPDRGQRILPVEVARALKGAMSQVVDAGTARRISGSFKLHDGTPLVMGGKTGTGDNRIESFGAGGRLIGSRSLNRTATFVFFLGDNHFGTLTAFVPGRSAEAFKFTSALPVQVLKGMAPILMPYLEPGNPNECRAPQVAMHDPSNN from the coding sequence ATGGGCGCACTGTGGCAATCGGAACCAACCAGAACGGAAGCACCCGAAGCACCTCTGGCCGAGACGCCACAGCCGAAGTCCCCTCGTCAGCGTCGGCTATGGTGGCGGCTGATCCTGCTGATCCTGCTGGTGGCGATCATCGCCATTGGCTTTGCCGCCTATGATGAATTCCGTACGTCCGAGCTGCAGTCGCGGGAATTCAGCAAGCTGGCCACCACCCTCACCTACTCGCTGCAGCCGGGCCCCAGCGACGCCATCGTCTATCCGGGTGATGGGCCGTTCGACAAGCGCCTGGGTTACAGCGCGATGGGCGAATTCCTGCCGCGCCTGCTCAAGCGCGACTACCTGATCAGCGAACAGGTGAAGTTCTCGCCGGCGTTGATGAACTACGTCGACCATGGCCTGTTCGCCCCCTACATCGAGAAAATCCAGGCCGGCCTTGCGATCACCGACTGCCGCGGCGATACCTTGTACCAGTACAACTACCCGCAGCACCTGTACCCGAATTTCGCAGCGATCCCCCCGGTAATGGTCAACAGCTTGCTGTTCATCGAGAACCGCGACCTTCTGGACCCGAAAGACCCGAAGAACAACCCGGCAGTGGACTGGCCGCGCTTCGCCAAGGCCGCCTACAGCCAGGTGGCCAAATACCTGGCCCTGCCCGGCCAATCCGCCGGTGGCAGCACCCTGGCCACCCAGTTGGAGAAGTACCGCCATTCACCCGACGGCCTGACCGTGTCGGGTGCAGAGAAGATCCGCCAGATGATTTCCGCCAGCGTGCGCGCTTACCAGGGCGGCCCGGACACCACCGAAGCCCGCCAGCGCATCGTGCGTGACTACCTCAACAGCGTGCCACTGTCGGCGGTGCCGGGGCACGGCGAGGTACACGGCATGGCCGAAGGATTGCGAGTTTGGTACGGCGCCGATTTCGACCAGGTCAACCAGGCCCTGACCTCCACTGCCAGCGACCCGCAAAGCATGGCCGCGCGCGGCCTGGCCCTGCGCCAGGTATTGTCGTTGATGATTGCCCAACGCCGCCCGTCGCACTACTTGTCCAAAGGCCGTGTGGAACTGGCCGAACTCACTGACTCACACATTCGCGTGCTGGCCGCCAGCAATATCATCGATCGCCAGTTGGCCGACGCGGCGTTGGCCAGCAAGGCCGTGTACCGCGACTGGGTGGCGCAACCGACCATCGTGCCGATCATCACCAACAAGGGCATCAGCCTGGCGCGCAACCGCCTGGCCGCCATGCTCAACCGCCCGCTCTACGACCTCGACCGCCTGGACGTGTCAGCCACCAGTACGCTGCAGGCCGACCTGCAACTGCAGGTCAGCCAGTACCTGAAAAACCTCTCTGACCCGGAGTTCGCCGCGCAGATCGGCCTGATCGGCGAACGCCTGCTGACCTCCAAGACCACCGACCAGGTGCGCTACAGCTTCACCCTGTTCGAACGCACCGCCGACGGCTCGCGCGTGCGGGTGCAGACCGACAGCACCGACCAGCCGTTCGACATCAACGAAGGCAGCAAGCTGGAGCTGGGCTCCACCGCCAAGCTGCGGGTGCTCACCACCTACCTGGAGATCATTGCCGAGCTGCACGACAAGTACGCGGGCAAACCCGCCGCCGAGCTGAAGAAGGTCGAAGTCGCCGAGCTTGACCGCATTACCCAGTGGTCGCTGGAGTGGCTGACGCAGAACAGCAAGAACCAGAGCCTGGACGCCATGCTCGACGCTGCGCTGGAGCGCAAGTACTCGGCCAACACCGGCGAAGCCTTCTTTACCGGCGGCGGCATGCATGTGTTCAACAACTTCCGCAAGGAAGACAACAGCCGCAACCCGACCCTCAAGGTCGCCCTGCGCGAGTCGATCAACCTGCCGTTCATTCGCTTGATGCGCGATTTGGTGCGCTACGTGACCTACCAGCAGCCGTTCAACCGCGTACCACTGCTCAAGGACGACTCCGACCCTCGCCGTCAGGAGTACCTGGCGCGCTTTGCCGACAAGGAAGGCACCAACTACCTGATGCGGTTCTGGAAGAAATACCAGCGCAAGACTTCGCAGCAGCGCCTGGACACCTTCCTCGACAGTATGCGCGTCACCCCGCAGCGCCTGGCTGCGGTGCACCGCTACCTGTTCCCCGAGGCCGGCCAGGAAACCTTCAACGCGTTCGTCCGTGCCCACAGCAAGGACGACAAGATCGCCCTGGGCAAGCTCACCGACGGCCGCCTGGCGGAGATGTATGAAGGCTATGGGCCGGGCAAGTACGACCTGCCCGACCAGGGCTATATCGCCAAAGTGCACCCGCTGGACCTGTGGTTGCTCGGTTACCTGCTGAAGAACCCGAGCGCCACGCTGACCGAGATGGTGAATGCAAGCCGCTTCGAGCGCCAGGAAGTGTATGGCTGGCTGTTCAAGAGCCGTTACCAGGGCGCCCGTGATAGCCGCATCCGCACCATGGTCGAAATCGAGGCCTTTACCGACATTCACCAGCGCTGGAAACGGGTGGGCTACCCGTTCGATCATCTGGTGCCGTCGTTGGCGACCGCCATCGGCAGCTCGGGCGACCGCCCGGCAGCGCTGTCGGAGTTGGTGGGGATCATCCAGAACGACGGCGTGCGCTTGCCAACCTTGCGCATCGACACCCTGCACTTCGCTGCCGACACCCCCTACGAAACCAAGCTGGTCAGCGACCCGGACCGCGGCCAGCGGATTCTGCCGGTGGAAGTGGCCCGTGCACTCAAGGGCGCCATGTCGCAGGTGGTCGATGCCGGTACTGCGCGGCGTATCTCGGGCAGTTTCAAACTGCATGACGGAACACCGCTGGTGATGGGCGGCAAGACCGGCACCGGCGACAACCGTATCGAGAGTTTCGGCGCTGGCGGCAGGCTGATCGGCTCGCGTTCGCTGAACCGCACCGCGACCTTTGTATTTTTCCTTGGTGATAACCACTTCGGCACACTCACCGCGTTCGTACCGGGGCGCTCCGCCGAAGCGTTCAAGTTCACCTCGGCGCTGCCCGTGCAAGTGCTCAAGGGCATGGCACCGATCCTGATGCCGTACCTGGAGCCAGGCAACCCCAACGAATGCAGAGCACCACAAGTGGCGATGCACGACCCATCGAACAATTAG
- a CDS encoding PadR family transcriptional regulator translates to MRDPYAHDPFERRPGRGERGPRVFAPGDLKLLMLSLLAEQPGHGYDLIRQIENLFDGSYTPSPGVIYPTLNFLEEAELISGQVQGSKRLYAITDAGRTAVGEQAVALDGVRMRIEVSKRALRGHDRPAEIHEAVGNLRHALHMHSGRWTPEEIQRVRNLLNDTAKAIASGPADPVTEIPHE, encoded by the coding sequence ATGCGCGACCCCTACGCCCATGACCCCTTCGAACGCCGGCCCGGCCGCGGTGAGCGTGGCCCGCGGGTATTCGCACCCGGCGACCTGAAGCTGCTGATGCTGTCGCTATTGGCCGAACAACCGGGCCACGGCTACGACCTGATCCGCCAGATCGAGAACCTCTTCGATGGCAGCTACACGCCGAGCCCAGGTGTCATCTACCCCACCCTCAACTTCCTTGAGGAAGCCGAACTGATCAGCGGCCAGGTGCAGGGCAGCAAACGCCTTTACGCCATCACCGATGCCGGCCGTACAGCCGTCGGCGAACAGGCCGTAGCCCTCGATGGCGTGCGCATGCGTATCGAAGTCAGCAAGCGCGCGCTGCGTGGCCACGACCGCCCGGCCGAGATCCATGAAGCGGTGGGCAACCTTCGTCATGCCCTGCACATGCACAGCGGGCGCTGGACGCCAGAAGAAATCCAGCGGGTGCGCAACCTGCTCAACGACACGGCCAAGGCCATCGCCTCAGGCCCCGCCGACCCCGTTACGGAGATTCCCCATGAGTGA
- a CDS encoding siderophore-interacting protein → MSDSIHRVNHEIRQRSLQVLRVIELTPRMRRITLGGAQLQGFTSLGSDDHIKLLFAETAEQQQAIDAGNLGREGGVRPTMREYTPRRIDLVNHELDIDFVLHGDGPASTWAAQATPGQTLNIAGPRASMVVPDIFDSYLLIGDETAIPAIGRRLEELPAGRRVLAVIQIEDEQERQPLPSQAQVEVMWVQRDEDLLGLLKGLTLPEGKLYGWVALEKSLTRQAKALLLEKGVAEDRLKAAAYWRAEGTADDAGLSVFLCSGR, encoded by the coding sequence ATGAGTGACAGCATTCACCGCGTCAACCACGAAATCCGCCAACGCAGCCTGCAGGTGCTGCGGGTCATCGAACTGACCCCACGCATGCGCCGCATCACCTTGGGTGGCGCACAGTTGCAGGGCTTTACCAGCCTCGGCAGCGACGATCACATCAAGCTGCTGTTCGCTGAAACGGCGGAGCAGCAACAGGCCATCGATGCCGGCAACCTGGGGCGCGAAGGTGGTGTGCGGCCGACCATGCGCGAATACACGCCACGGCGCATCGACTTGGTCAACCATGAACTGGACATCGACTTCGTGCTGCACGGCGATGGCCCTGCCTCGACCTGGGCGGCCCAGGCCACGCCCGGACAGACGCTGAACATTGCTGGGCCGCGTGCCTCGATGGTGGTGCCGGATATCTTCGACAGCTATTTGCTGATTGGTGATGAGACAGCCATCCCGGCCATCGGCCGCCGCCTTGAGGAATTGCCGGCAGGTCGCCGGGTGCTGGCAGTGATACAGATCGAAGACGAGCAGGAGCGCCAGCCGCTGCCTAGCCAGGCACAGGTCGAGGTAATGTGGGTGCAGCGGGATGAGGATCTGCTGGGGTTGCTGAAAGGGCTGACCTTGCCTGAAGGGAAACTGTATGGCTGGGTTGCCCTGGAAAAGTCGCTGACCCGGCAAGCCAAGGCACTGCTGCTGGAAAAGGGCGTTGCGGAAGATCGCCTCAAGGCGGCGGCGTATTGGCGGGCAGAAGGTACTGCGGACGACGCGGGACTGTCAGTTTTTTTGTGTTCGGGCCGGTAA
- a CDS encoding IS256 family transposase, translating to MPTKKKPLRDLPKIPKELLEQFGEGLMTAEAIEDASAAFKKALIERALHAELGHHLGYPPGAQRPEDETNQRNGKSGKTVLTGDGPLRLEIPRDRDGSFAPILIPKHERRYTGFDDKIIAMYARGMTVREIRAFLSEQYGTDVSPDFISSVTDEVMEEIGAWQQRPLEPMYPVIFFDALRVKIREEGLVRNKAIYLALGVLPDGTRDILGIWIENTEGAKFWMKVFNDLKTRGVEDVLIAVTDGLKGMPEALSAVFPETTLQTCIVHLIRNSLDYVAWDKRRALAKALKPIYQAINAEAAEQALDEFENGPWGKQYPTVVAAWRRAWDRVIPFFVFPPAIRKVIYTTNAIESINAQLRKIIKTRGHFPNDEAATKLIWLGLRNITANWGSAAHDWKSAMNQFAILYGDRFIRPTW from the coding sequence ATGCCAACCAAAAAGAAACCCCTGCGTGACCTGCCCAAAATCCCCAAAGAGCTGCTGGAGCAGTTCGGTGAGGGCCTGATGACCGCAGAAGCTATCGAGGATGCCTCTGCGGCGTTCAAAAAGGCCTTGATCGAGCGTGCTCTGCATGCCGAGCTTGGTCACCACCTGGGTTATCCGCCGGGCGCGCAGCGCCCAGAGGATGAAACCAACCAGCGTAACGGCAAGAGTGGCAAGACGGTTTTGACCGGCGATGGCCCGCTGCGGCTGGAAATTCCTCGTGATCGAGACGGCAGTTTTGCGCCCATTCTGATCCCTAAGCACGAACGGCGGTACACCGGTTTCGATGACAAGATCATCGCCATGTACGCCCGTGGCATGACGGTCAGAGAGATCCGAGCGTTTCTGTCCGAGCAGTATGGAACCGACGTTTCGCCCGATTTCATCAGCTCTGTGACAGACGAGGTCATGGAAGAGATTGGCGCGTGGCAACAGCGGCCATTGGAGCCGATGTACCCGGTCATTTTCTTTGATGCGCTGCGGGTGAAAATTCGCGAAGAAGGCCTGGTGCGCAACAAGGCCATTTACCTGGCTTTGGGCGTTCTACCCGACGGGACGCGCGATATCTTAGGCATCTGGATCGAGAACACCGAGGGTGCGAAGTTCTGGATGAAGGTTTTTAACGATCTCAAGACGCGTGGTGTCGAGGATGTGCTGATTGCCGTGACCGATGGCCTCAAAGGCATGCCAGAGGCTCTCAGCGCCGTGTTTCCAGAAACGACGCTGCAGACGTGCATCGTGCACCTGATCCGCAACAGCCTCGACTACGTGGCTTGGGACAAGCGCCGGGCACTGGCCAAGGCGTTGAAACCGATTTACCAGGCCATCAATGCAGAAGCGGCTGAGCAGGCATTGGATGAGTTTGAAAACGGACCCTGGGGCAAACAGTATCCAACGGTCGTGGCAGCCTGGAGACGCGCCTGGGATCGAGTGATTCCCTTCTTTGTCTTCCCACCTGCCATCCGCAAAGTGATCTACACCACCAACGCTATTGAGAGCATCAACGCCCAGCTACGCAAAATCATTAAAACTCGGGGGCATTTCCCGAACGATGAAGCAGCCACCAAGCTGATCTGGCTGGGGCTGCGGAACATCACGGCAAACTGGGGCTCGGCGGCGCATGATTGGAAAAGTGCGATGAATCAATTCGCGATTCTGTACGGGGATCGGTTCATCAGGCCGACGTGGTGA
- a CDS encoding Pr6Pr family membrane protein, which yields MPRHPWLTAMAVLGWVGLAVQVYLVLWARWQEQASLIGGLINLFGYFTVLTNTLVATVISYAAFGREGRARRFFLSATVGSAVATSIILVALAYSVLLRHLWQPEGWQWLADELLHDVMPALFVLYWWFVVPKGSLRLWHLAVWALYPAVYFAYALWRGSEIGVYPYPFIDVASLGYGQVMLNALGVLAGFWVIGLVLLGLDWWRGRRLQTFA from the coding sequence ATGCCCCGTCATCCCTGGCTGACCGCGATGGCCGTGCTGGGCTGGGTGGGGCTCGCGGTGCAGGTCTACCTGGTGCTGTGGGCACGCTGGCAGGAGCAGGCCAGCCTCATCGGTGGGCTGATCAACCTGTTCGGTTACTTCACGGTGCTGACCAATACCTTGGTGGCGACGGTCATCAGCTATGCAGCTTTCGGGCGGGAAGGCCGCGCCAGGCGCTTTTTCTTGTCCGCAACAGTGGGTTCCGCAGTGGCAACCAGCATCATTCTGGTGGCGCTGGCCTACAGCGTGTTGTTGCGCCATCTGTGGCAACCTGAGGGCTGGCAGTGGCTAGCGGACGAGTTGCTGCACGATGTGATGCCGGCGCTATTCGTCTTGTACTGGTGGTTCGTGGTGCCTAAAGGCAGCCTGCGGCTTTGGCACCTAGCGGTGTGGGCGCTGTATCCGGCGGTGTATTTCGCCTATGCGCTGTGGCGAGGCAGCGAGATCGGGGTTTATCCCTATCCGTTCATCGATGTGGCGAGCCTGGGGTATGGGCAAGTCATGCTCAATGCACTGGGGGTGTTGGCGGGCTTTTGGGTGATCGGGCTGGTGCTGTTGGGGCTCGATTGGTGGCGGGGGCGGCGTTTACAGACCTTTGCGTAG
- a CDS encoding VF530 family DNA-binding protein, protein MSTAQHNALHGKTLEQILTELVAHYQWEGLAERVDVRCFKSNPSIKSSLTFLRKTPWAREKVEQLYVKLQRKA, encoded by the coding sequence ATGAGCACGGCCCAACACAACGCGCTGCACGGCAAGACCCTCGAACAGATCCTCACCGAGCTGGTGGCGCACTACCAATGGGAGGGTTTGGCCGAGCGTGTGGATGTGCGCTGCTTCAAGAGCAACCCGAGCATCAAGTCGAGCCTGACCTTCCTGCGCAAGACGCCTTGGGCGCGAGAAAAGGTCGAGCAGCTCTACGTGAAGCTGCAGCGCAAGGCCTGA
- a CDS encoding TonB-dependent receptor, with amino-acid sequence MLHIPLRLSPLSVALWLAATSSQAVELEPQVITANPLGNQQLAAPSTVLAGDDLLQQQHGSLGETLNKQPGVASTWFGPGASRPVIRGLDGDRIRILRNGVGALDASSLSYDHAVPLDPVTVDRVEIVRGPAALLYGGSAIGGVVNTFDNRIPDAPIEGIHGAGELRYGGADTTRSSAGKLEAGDGTFALHLDANSRQFNDLRIPGYARSANVRSAEQPGSKHRLDNSDGRQDGGAIGGAYHWDHGYTGLSYSRYDSNYGSVAEPGVRLDMQQDHYGFASELRDLDGPISAVKVDAGYTDYQHREIESGEVHTTFKNKGYEARVEARHQPIGPVEGVVGAQVSRNEFSALGEEAFVPHTDTDSLALFMLEQWQATERLNLSLGARLEHTRVDPDAKGNENFADADGASSFNAYSLSSGAVYQLDPIWSLAANLAYTERAPTFYELYANGAHVATGSFEVGDANLDKEKAISADLALRFDNGTHKGSVGVFYSHFRNYIGLIGTGNLREGHDHDHEGEDHDHDHDHGDIPEYQYQGVRARFYGIEAQDRWQLLQNRYGSFALELSGDYTRAKNLDNGEPLPRIAPLRLNSGLVWELERWQARVDVQHASSQHRTPANETSTDGYTTLGASVGYRFDIGQSQWLAFVRGENLTDQTVRYASSILRDIAPAPGRSVEVGLRTTF; translated from the coding sequence ATGCTGCACATCCCGCTCCGTCTCTCCCCCCTGTCGGTCGCCCTGTGGCTTGCCGCTACATCCAGCCAAGCCGTCGAACTCGAACCCCAGGTCATTACCGCCAACCCGCTGGGCAATCAACAGCTCGCCGCACCAAGCACCGTGCTCGCCGGCGACGACCTGCTGCAACAGCAACACGGCAGCCTCGGCGAAACCCTGAACAAGCAGCCCGGTGTGGCCTCCACCTGGTTTGGCCCAGGCGCCAGTCGCCCGGTCATCCGCGGCCTGGACGGCGACCGCATTCGCATCCTGCGCAATGGTGTGGGCGCTTTGGACGCCTCGTCGCTGTCCTATGACCATGCCGTCCCGCTGGACCCGGTTACCGTTGATCGTGTGGAAATCGTCCGCGGGCCTGCCGCCCTGCTGTATGGCGGCAGCGCCATAGGTGGCGTGGTCAACACCTTCGACAACCGCATCCCCGACGCGCCGATCGAGGGCATTCACGGTGCCGGCGAACTGCGCTACGGCGGTGCCGACACCACGCGCAGCAGCGCCGGCAAGCTGGAGGCCGGCGACGGTACCTTCGCCCTGCACCTGGACGCCAACAGTCGCCAGTTCAACGACCTGCGCATTCCTGGCTATGCGCGCAGCGCGAACGTGCGCAGCGCCGAACAACCGGGCAGCAAGCACCGCCTGGACAATAGCGACGGCCGCCAGGATGGCGGTGCGATCGGCGGTGCCTACCACTGGGACCATGGCTATACCGGCCTTTCCTATAGCCGCTACGACAGCAACTACGGCTCGGTCGCCGAGCCCGGCGTGCGCTTGGACATGCAACAGGACCACTACGGTTTCGCTTCCGAACTGCGCGACCTGGACGGCCCCATCAGCGCGGTCAAGGTCGATGCCGGCTACACCGACTACCAGCACCGTGAGATCGAGAGCGGTGAAGTGCATACCACCTTCAAGAACAAAGGCTACGAGGCACGCGTCGAGGCACGCCACCAGCCGATCGGCCCAGTCGAAGGCGTGGTCGGCGCTCAGGTCAGTCGCAACGAGTTTTCCGCGCTAGGTGAAGAAGCGTTCGTTCCGCACACCGATACCGACAGCCTGGCGCTGTTCATGCTGGAGCAATGGCAGGCCACCGAGCGGCTCAACCTGAGCCTTGGCGCTCGCCTGGAACATACCCGTGTGGACCCGGATGCCAAGGGCAACGAGAATTTCGCTGACGCCGATGGTGCCAGCAGCTTCAATGCCTACAGCCTGTCTTCCGGGGCGGTGTACCAGCTCGACCCAATCTGGTCGCTGGCCGCCAACCTCGCCTACACCGAACGGGCACCGACCTTCTACGAGCTCTACGCCAACGGTGCCCACGTCGCAACTGGGTCATTTGAAGTCGGTGATGCAAACCTGGACAAGGAAAAGGCCATCTCCGCCGACCTGGCCCTGCGCTTTGACAACGGCACGCACAAGGGCAGCGTGGGTGTCTTCTATAGCCATTTTCGCAACTACATCGGGCTGATCGGCACCGGCAATCTGCGCGAAGGCCATGACCACGACCATGAGGGCGAGGATCACGACCACGATCACGACCACGGCGACATCCCCGAATATCAATATCAGGGCGTTCGTGCGCGCTTTTATGGCATCGAGGCCCAGGACCGCTGGCAACTGCTGCAGAACCGATATGGCAGCTTTGCCCTCGAACTGTCGGGCGACTACACCCGAGCGAAGAATCTCGACAACGGCGAGCCGTTGCCACGCATTGCTCCGCTGCGTTTGAACAGTGGCCTGGTATGGGAACTTGAGCGCTGGCAGGCGCGGGTCGATGTGCAGCATGCCTCGTCGCAGCACCGCACACCTGCCAATGAAACCAGCACCGACGGCTATACCACCCTGGGGGCGAGCGTCGGCTATCGCTTCGACATTGGCCAGAGCCAGTGGTTGGCCTTCGTGCGCGGCGAGAACCTGACAGACCAGACCGTGCGCTACGCCAGTTCGATCCTGCGAGACATTGCGCCGGCGCCGGGGCGTAGTGTGGAGGTAGGTTTGCGCACGACCTTCTGA